A region of Ochotona princeps isolate mOchPri1 chromosome 9, mOchPri1.hap1, whole genome shotgun sequence DNA encodes the following proteins:
- the ZNF879 gene encoding zinc finger protein 879 isoform X4 gives MKKATNGPLDFVSCTHDSWLEQQQGKKNNLFREASATLKKAHTKERSFNGLEPGKNLDLKSSLTRKPGAASRRRKPSAQQHSVLVKQLRVNTVHKCYKCNICGKVFLHSSSLSKHQRLHTGEKLYKCKECRKAFSQSSSLTQHLRVHTGEKPYICRECGKAFSFTTSLIGHQRMHTGERPYKCKECGKTFKGSSSLNNHWRIHTGEKPYKCNECGRAFSQCSSLIQHHRIHTGEKPYECGQCGKAFTSISRLSRHHRIHTGEKPFHCRECGKVFSYHSALIIHQRTHTGEKPYACKECGKAFSQSSALVQHQRIHTGEKPYTCDKCGKAFSWISRLNIHHRTHTGEKPYHCKECGKAFSSHSAVNTHRKIHTGEKPYKCNDCEKAFNQSSALIQHQRIHTGEKPFHCKVCGKAFRQSSSLMTHTRIHTGERPYKCQECGKAFSQSSSLANHQRTHSREDV, from the coding sequence ATGAAAAAAGCCACAAATGGTCCTTTAGACTTTGTGTCCTGCACACATGACAGCTGGCTAGAGCAGCAACAAGGCAAGAAGAACAACCTTTTCAGGGAAGCATCAGCTACCCTCAAGAAAGCTCACACAAAGGAGAGGAGCTTTAATGGGCTCGAGCCTGGGAAGAATCTTGATCTGAAGTCCTCACTTACCAGGAAGCCCGGAGCTGCTTCCCGAAGAAGGAAACCCAGTGCCCAGCAGCACTCAGTTCTCGTGAAACAGCTGCGAGTTAACACCGTGCATAAATGCTACAAGTGCAACATCTGTGGCAAGGTCTTCCTCCACAGTTCTTCCTTGAGCAAGCACCAAAGACTCCACACCGGAGAGAAGCTCTATAAGTGTAAAGAATGCAGGAAAGCCTTTAGCCAGAGCTCTTCCCTGACCCAGCACCTACGAGTGCACACCGGGGAGAAGCCTTACATCTGCCGCGAGTGTGGGAAGGCCTTCAGTTTCACCACGTCTCTAATCGGGCACCAGCGGATGCACACCGGAGAGAGGCCCTACAAGTGTAAGGAGTGCGGGAAGACGTTTAAAGGTAGCTCATCCCTGAATAACCACTGGCGGATCCACACCGGAGAAAAGCCCTATAAGTGTAACGAATGCGGGAGGGCCTTCAGTCAGTGCTCGTCTCTCATCCAGCATCACAGGATTCACACCGGAGAGAAGCCCTATGAGTGCGGGCAATGCGGGAAAGCCTTCACCTCCATTTCGCGGCTCAGCCGACACCACCGCATCCACACGGGAGAGAAGCCCTTTCACTGTCGCGAGTGTGGCAAGGTGTTCAGTTACCACTCGGCCCTCATCATCCACCAGAGGACGCACACTGGAGAGAAACCGTATGCCTGCAAGGAGTGTGGCAAAGCCTTTAGCCAAAGCTCAGCACTCGTGCAACATCaaagaatccacactggggaaaagcccTACACGTGCGACAAATGTGGGAAGGCCTTCTCCTGGATTTCCCGGCTCAATATCCATCACAGGACTCACACAGGCGAGAAACCTTATCATTGCAAAGAATGTGGGAAAGCTTTCAGTTCCCACTCAGCAGTGAATACTCACCGCAAAATTCatactggggagaaaccttacaAATGCAATGACTGTGAGAAAGCCTTCAACCAAAGCTCAGCTCTGattcagcaccagaggatccataCCGGGGAGAAACCTTTCCACTGCAAGGTGTGCGGCAAGGCCTTCCGGCAGAGCTCCTCGCTCATGACACACACGAGAATCCACACGGGGGAGaggccttacaagtgccaggagtGCGGCAAGGCATTCAGTCAGAGCTCGTCTCTGGCTAACCACCAGCGGACTCACAGCCGAGAAGACGTGTGA
- the ZNF879 gene encoding zinc finger protein 879 isoform X2: MFNSERPQLWTREPGREEEASQLPSPFQVPALGEGRQRGRHGPEAAVCPGSGILFSKPKVISQLEQADPWLVKKEVPHGTCAGWDSFFEATVSEETNQEVMKKATNGPLDFVSCTHDSWLEQQQGKKNNLFREASATLKKAHTKERSFNGLEPGKNLDLKSSLTRKPGAASRRRKPSAQQHSVLVKQLRVNTVHKCYKCNICGKVFLHSSSLSKHQRLHTGEKLYKCKECRKAFSQSSSLTQHLRVHTGEKPYICRECGKAFSFTTSLIGHQRMHTGERPYKCKECGKTFKGSSSLNNHWRIHTGEKPYKCNECGRAFSQCSSLIQHHRIHTGEKPYECGQCGKAFTSISRLSRHHRIHTGEKPFHCRECGKVFSYHSALIIHQRTHTGEKPYACKECGKAFSQSSALVQHQRIHTGEKPYTCDKCGKAFSWISRLNIHHRTHTGEKPYHCKECGKAFSSHSAVNTHRKIHTGEKPYKCNDCEKAFNQSSALIQHQRIHTGEKPFHCKVCGKAFRQSSSLMTHTRIHTGERPYKCQECGKAFSQSSSLANHQRTHSREDV, encoded by the exons GGATCCTGTTCTCCAAGCCAAAGGTCATCTCCCAGTTAGAACAAGCTGATCCGTGGCTGGTGAAAAAGGAAGTGCCTCATGGTACCTGTGCAG GATGGGACAGCTTCTTTGAAGCCACAGTTTCAGAAGAAACAAATCAGGAAGTCATGAAAAAAGCCACAAATGGTCCTTTAGACTTTGTGTCCTGCACACATGACAGCTGGCTAGAGCAGCAACAAGGCAAGAAGAACAACCTTTTCAGGGAAGCATCAGCTACCCTCAAGAAAGCTCACACAAAGGAGAGGAGCTTTAATGGGCTCGAGCCTGGGAAGAATCTTGATCTGAAGTCCTCACTTACCAGGAAGCCCGGAGCTGCTTCCCGAAGAAGGAAACCCAGTGCCCAGCAGCACTCAGTTCTCGTGAAACAGCTGCGAGTTAACACCGTGCATAAATGCTACAAGTGCAACATCTGTGGCAAGGTCTTCCTCCACAGTTCTTCCTTGAGCAAGCACCAAAGACTCCACACCGGAGAGAAGCTCTATAAGTGTAAAGAATGCAGGAAAGCCTTTAGCCAGAGCTCTTCCCTGACCCAGCACCTACGAGTGCACACCGGGGAGAAGCCTTACATCTGCCGCGAGTGTGGGAAGGCCTTCAGTTTCACCACGTCTCTAATCGGGCACCAGCGGATGCACACCGGAGAGAGGCCCTACAAGTGTAAGGAGTGCGGGAAGACGTTTAAAGGTAGCTCATCCCTGAATAACCACTGGCGGATCCACACCGGAGAAAAGCCCTATAAGTGTAACGAATGCGGGAGGGCCTTCAGTCAGTGCTCGTCTCTCATCCAGCATCACAGGATTCACACCGGAGAGAAGCCCTATGAGTGCGGGCAATGCGGGAAAGCCTTCACCTCCATTTCGCGGCTCAGCCGACACCACCGCATCCACACGGGAGAGAAGCCCTTTCACTGTCGCGAGTGTGGCAAGGTGTTCAGTTACCACTCGGCCCTCATCATCCACCAGAGGACGCACACTGGAGAGAAACCGTATGCCTGCAAGGAGTGTGGCAAAGCCTTTAGCCAAAGCTCAGCACTCGTGCAACATCaaagaatccacactggggaaaagcccTACACGTGCGACAAATGTGGGAAGGCCTTCTCCTGGATTTCCCGGCTCAATATCCATCACAGGACTCACACAGGCGAGAAACCTTATCATTGCAAAGAATGTGGGAAAGCTTTCAGTTCCCACTCAGCAGTGAATACTCACCGCAAAATTCatactggggagaaaccttacaAATGCAATGACTGTGAGAAAGCCTTCAACCAAAGCTCAGCTCTGattcagcaccagaggatccataCCGGGGAGAAACCTTTCCACTGCAAGGTGTGCGGCAAGGCCTTCCGGCAGAGCTCCTCGCTCATGACACACACGAGAATCCACACGGGGGAGaggccttacaagtgccaggagtGCGGCAAGGCATTCAGTCAGAGCTCGTCTCTGGCTAACCACCAGCGGACTCACAGCCGAGAAGACGTGTGA
- the ZNF879 gene encoding zinc finger protein 879 isoform X3, with the protein MLENYSNLLSVGILFSKPKVISQLEQADPWLVKKEVPHGTCAGWDSFFEATVSEETNQEVMKKATNGPLDFVSCTHDSWLEQQQGKKNNLFREASATLKKAHTKERSFNGLEPGKNLDLKSSLTRKPGAASRRRKPSAQQHSVLVKQLRVNTVHKCYKCNICGKVFLHSSSLSKHQRLHTGEKLYKCKECRKAFSQSSSLTQHLRVHTGEKPYICRECGKAFSFTTSLIGHQRMHTGERPYKCKECGKTFKGSSSLNNHWRIHTGEKPYKCNECGRAFSQCSSLIQHHRIHTGEKPYECGQCGKAFTSISRLSRHHRIHTGEKPFHCRECGKVFSYHSALIIHQRTHTGEKPYACKECGKAFSQSSALVQHQRIHTGEKPYTCDKCGKAFSWISRLNIHHRTHTGEKPYHCKECGKAFSSHSAVNTHRKIHTGEKPYKCNDCEKAFNQSSALIQHQRIHTGEKPFHCKVCGKAFRQSSSLMTHTRIHTGERPYKCQECGKAFSQSSSLANHQRTHSREDV; encoded by the exons ATGCTGGAGAACTACAGCAACCTGCTGTCAGTTG GGATCCTGTTCTCCAAGCCAAAGGTCATCTCCCAGTTAGAACAAGCTGATCCGTGGCTGGTGAAAAAGGAAGTGCCTCATGGTACCTGTGCAG GATGGGACAGCTTCTTTGAAGCCACAGTTTCAGAAGAAACAAATCAGGAAGTCATGAAAAAAGCCACAAATGGTCCTTTAGACTTTGTGTCCTGCACACATGACAGCTGGCTAGAGCAGCAACAAGGCAAGAAGAACAACCTTTTCAGGGAAGCATCAGCTACCCTCAAGAAAGCTCACACAAAGGAGAGGAGCTTTAATGGGCTCGAGCCTGGGAAGAATCTTGATCTGAAGTCCTCACTTACCAGGAAGCCCGGAGCTGCTTCCCGAAGAAGGAAACCCAGTGCCCAGCAGCACTCAGTTCTCGTGAAACAGCTGCGAGTTAACACCGTGCATAAATGCTACAAGTGCAACATCTGTGGCAAGGTCTTCCTCCACAGTTCTTCCTTGAGCAAGCACCAAAGACTCCACACCGGAGAGAAGCTCTATAAGTGTAAAGAATGCAGGAAAGCCTTTAGCCAGAGCTCTTCCCTGACCCAGCACCTACGAGTGCACACCGGGGAGAAGCCTTACATCTGCCGCGAGTGTGGGAAGGCCTTCAGTTTCACCACGTCTCTAATCGGGCACCAGCGGATGCACACCGGAGAGAGGCCCTACAAGTGTAAGGAGTGCGGGAAGACGTTTAAAGGTAGCTCATCCCTGAATAACCACTGGCGGATCCACACCGGAGAAAAGCCCTATAAGTGTAACGAATGCGGGAGGGCCTTCAGTCAGTGCTCGTCTCTCATCCAGCATCACAGGATTCACACCGGAGAGAAGCCCTATGAGTGCGGGCAATGCGGGAAAGCCTTCACCTCCATTTCGCGGCTCAGCCGACACCACCGCATCCACACGGGAGAGAAGCCCTTTCACTGTCGCGAGTGTGGCAAGGTGTTCAGTTACCACTCGGCCCTCATCATCCACCAGAGGACGCACACTGGAGAGAAACCGTATGCCTGCAAGGAGTGTGGCAAAGCCTTTAGCCAAAGCTCAGCACTCGTGCAACATCaaagaatccacactggggaaaagcccTACACGTGCGACAAATGTGGGAAGGCCTTCTCCTGGATTTCCCGGCTCAATATCCATCACAGGACTCACACAGGCGAGAAACCTTATCATTGCAAAGAATGTGGGAAAGCTTTCAGTTCCCACTCAGCAGTGAATACTCACCGCAAAATTCatactggggagaaaccttacaAATGCAATGACTGTGAGAAAGCCTTCAACCAAAGCTCAGCTCTGattcagcaccagaggatccataCCGGGGAGAAACCTTTCCACTGCAAGGTGTGCGGCAAGGCCTTCCGGCAGAGCTCCTCGCTCATGACACACACGAGAATCCACACGGGGGAGaggccttacaagtgccaggagtGCGGCAAGGCATTCAGTCAGAGCTCGTCTCTGGCTAACCACCAGCGGACTCACAGCCGAGAAGACGTGTGA
- the ZNF879 gene encoding zinc finger protein 879 isoform X1, translating into MAQRLLSARAQGSVAFGDVAVFFSQDEWLHLDSAQRRLYREVMLENYSNLLSVGILFSKPKVISQLEQADPWLVKKEVPHGTCAGWDSFFEATVSEETNQEVMKKATNGPLDFVSCTHDSWLEQQQGKKNNLFREASATLKKAHTKERSFNGLEPGKNLDLKSSLTRKPGAASRRRKPSAQQHSVLVKQLRVNTVHKCYKCNICGKVFLHSSSLSKHQRLHTGEKLYKCKECRKAFSQSSSLTQHLRVHTGEKPYICRECGKAFSFTTSLIGHQRMHTGERPYKCKECGKTFKGSSSLNNHWRIHTGEKPYKCNECGRAFSQCSSLIQHHRIHTGEKPYECGQCGKAFTSISRLSRHHRIHTGEKPFHCRECGKVFSYHSALIIHQRTHTGEKPYACKECGKAFSQSSALVQHQRIHTGEKPYTCDKCGKAFSWISRLNIHHRTHTGEKPYHCKECGKAFSSHSAVNTHRKIHTGEKPYKCNDCEKAFNQSSALIQHQRIHTGEKPFHCKVCGKAFRQSSSLMTHTRIHTGERPYKCQECGKAFSQSSSLANHQRTHSREDV; encoded by the exons GGGTCTGTAGCATTCGGGGACGTGGCCGTGTTCTTCAGCCAGGATGAGTGGTTGCACCTGGACTCTGCCCAGCGCCGCTTGTACCGGGAGGTGATGCTGGAGAACTACAGCAACCTGCTGTCAGTTG GGATCCTGTTCTCCAAGCCAAAGGTCATCTCCCAGTTAGAACAAGCTGATCCGTGGCTGGTGAAAAAGGAAGTGCCTCATGGTACCTGTGCAG GATGGGACAGCTTCTTTGAAGCCACAGTTTCAGAAGAAACAAATCAGGAAGTCATGAAAAAAGCCACAAATGGTCCTTTAGACTTTGTGTCCTGCACACATGACAGCTGGCTAGAGCAGCAACAAGGCAAGAAGAACAACCTTTTCAGGGAAGCATCAGCTACCCTCAAGAAAGCTCACACAAAGGAGAGGAGCTTTAATGGGCTCGAGCCTGGGAAGAATCTTGATCTGAAGTCCTCACTTACCAGGAAGCCCGGAGCTGCTTCCCGAAGAAGGAAACCCAGTGCCCAGCAGCACTCAGTTCTCGTGAAACAGCTGCGAGTTAACACCGTGCATAAATGCTACAAGTGCAACATCTGTGGCAAGGTCTTCCTCCACAGTTCTTCCTTGAGCAAGCACCAAAGACTCCACACCGGAGAGAAGCTCTATAAGTGTAAAGAATGCAGGAAAGCCTTTAGCCAGAGCTCTTCCCTGACCCAGCACCTACGAGTGCACACCGGGGAGAAGCCTTACATCTGCCGCGAGTGTGGGAAGGCCTTCAGTTTCACCACGTCTCTAATCGGGCACCAGCGGATGCACACCGGAGAGAGGCCCTACAAGTGTAAGGAGTGCGGGAAGACGTTTAAAGGTAGCTCATCCCTGAATAACCACTGGCGGATCCACACCGGAGAAAAGCCCTATAAGTGTAACGAATGCGGGAGGGCCTTCAGTCAGTGCTCGTCTCTCATCCAGCATCACAGGATTCACACCGGAGAGAAGCCCTATGAGTGCGGGCAATGCGGGAAAGCCTTCACCTCCATTTCGCGGCTCAGCCGACACCACCGCATCCACACGGGAGAGAAGCCCTTTCACTGTCGCGAGTGTGGCAAGGTGTTCAGTTACCACTCGGCCCTCATCATCCACCAGAGGACGCACACTGGAGAGAAACCGTATGCCTGCAAGGAGTGTGGCAAAGCCTTTAGCCAAAGCTCAGCACTCGTGCAACATCaaagaatccacactggggaaaagcccTACACGTGCGACAAATGTGGGAAGGCCTTCTCCTGGATTTCCCGGCTCAATATCCATCACAGGACTCACACAGGCGAGAAACCTTATCATTGCAAAGAATGTGGGAAAGCTTTCAGTTCCCACTCAGCAGTGAATACTCACCGCAAAATTCatactggggagaaaccttacaAATGCAATGACTGTGAGAAAGCCTTCAACCAAAGCTCAGCTCTGattcagcaccagaggatccataCCGGGGAGAAACCTTTCCACTGCAAGGTGTGCGGCAAGGCCTTCCGGCAGAGCTCCTCGCTCATGACACACACGAGAATCCACACGGGGGAGaggccttacaagtgccaggagtGCGGCAAGGCATTCAGTCAGAGCTCGTCTCTGGCTAACCACCAGCGGACTCACAGCCGAGAAGACGTGTGA